One Thermoanaerobaculia bacterium DNA window includes the following coding sequences:
- a CDS encoding cytochrome c biogenesis protein CcdA: MKKVLAALLLFLPALAAAQRSASLMTAAAAAAPSSVLPGGSFTLTIEGALAPGWHVNAHEPSEDYLIPTEAKITAPAGLTFSAFSYPPARTVKFSFSEKPLAVYAGKFSITATGTAPKNAAAGAHVVEGVLSFQPCNDQQCLAPASVPFRASVTVSATAAGAASFSAGTPAGAGAGAAPSGDFGAMLSQRGWLVGFLVLFLGGLALNLTPCVYPIIPITIGFFGGQSRGKTGRPVGLAAAYVLGMAFTYSTLGVVAALSGKLFGSALQSPWVLGGIAAVLVALSLSMFGLYDINPPRFVMDRAGAKTGFGGAFGMGLLVGVVAAPCLGPFVLGLLTFVAARRDPVLGFLMFFVLSIGLGLPYLFLASFSGAITKLPRAGAWMVEVKKVFGFVLLAMAAYFGKFLVPEPARRWIVPAVLVVGALYLLFAALRSQAPPMARAAVSGAAIVFLGAAGWFARPQGGQPLPFAPYDAARVAGAARPVMIDFSADWCAPCHELEDETFADPRVRRALSGTALFKADMTRQDSPEAIALSTKFNVQGMPTVIFLDASGREIPGSRLVGFEPPARFLQRLSKISS; the protein is encoded by the coding sequence ATGAAGAAGGTGCTCGCGGCGCTCCTCCTCTTCCTTCCCGCTCTCGCGGCCGCGCAGCGCTCCGCTTCGCTCATGACGGCGGCGGCCGCCGCGGCGCCGTCGTCCGTCCTGCCCGGCGGGTCGTTCACTTTGACGATCGAGGGCGCGCTCGCGCCCGGGTGGCACGTCAACGCGCACGAGCCCTCGGAGGACTACCTGATTCCGACCGAGGCGAAGATCACGGCCCCCGCCGGCCTGACGTTTTCCGCGTTCTCGTATCCTCCCGCGCGGACCGTCAAGTTCTCCTTCTCGGAAAAGCCCCTGGCCGTGTACGCGGGCAAGTTCTCGATCACCGCGACGGGAACCGCGCCGAAGAACGCGGCGGCCGGAGCCCACGTCGTCGAGGGCGTGCTCTCGTTCCAGCCCTGCAACGACCAGCAGTGCCTCGCCCCGGCGAGCGTTCCGTTCCGCGCGTCGGTGACCGTCTCGGCAACGGCTGCCGGCGCCGCGTCCTTCTCCGCCGGCACGCCGGCGGGAGCGGGAGCCGGGGCCGCCCCGTCCGGCGACTTCGGCGCGATGCTCTCGCAGCGAGGGTGGCTGGTCGGTTTCCTCGTCCTCTTCCTCGGCGGCCTGGCGCTCAATCTGACGCCGTGCGTCTATCCGATCATCCCGATCACGATCGGTTTTTTCGGCGGCCAGTCGCGCGGGAAGACCGGAAGGCCGGTCGGACTCGCGGCCGCGTACGTGCTCGGGATGGCGTTCACGTACTCGACGCTCGGCGTCGTCGCCGCCCTCTCGGGAAAGCTCTTCGGGTCCGCGCTCCAGTCGCCCTGGGTGCTCGGCGGGATCGCCGCGGTGCTCGTCGCGCTCTCGCTGTCGATGTTCGGCCTCTACGACATCAACCCGCCGCGGTTCGTGATGGACCGCGCCGGCGCGAAAACGGGTTTCGGGGGCGCGTTCGGGATGGGCCTCCTCGTCGGCGTGGTCGCGGCGCCGTGTCTGGGGCCGTTCGTCCTCGGCCTGCTCACGTTCGTCGCGGCGCGGCGCGACCCGGTTCTCGGCTTCCTGATGTTCTTCGTCCTCTCGATCGGTCTCGGTCTCCCGTACCTCTTCCTCGCGTCGTTCTCCGGAGCGATCACCAAGCTTCCGCGCGCGGGCGCGTGGATGGTCGAGGTCAAGAAGGTATTCGGGTTCGTGCTGCTCGCGATGGCCGCGTACTTCGGCAAGTTCCTCGTCCCGGAGCCCGCCCGGCGATGGATCGTGCCGGCCGTGCTCGTCGTGGGCGCCCTGTACCTCTTGTTCGCCGCGCTCCGGTCCCAGGCGCCGCCGATGGCGCGCGCGGCGGTGAGCGGAGCGGCGATCGTCTTCCTCGGCGCCGCCGGCTGGTTCGCGCGGCCCCAGGGCGGGCAGCCGCTTCCCTTCGCCCCGTACGACGCGGCGCGGGTCGCCGGCGCGGCGCGTCCGGTGATGATCGACTTCTCCGCCGACTGGTGCGCGCCGTGCCACGAGCTCGAGGACGAGACCTTCGCGGACCCGCGGGTTCGCCGGGCGCTGTCCGGGACGGCGCTCTTCAAGGCCGACATGACCCGGCAGGACTCGCCGGAGGCGATCGCGCTCTCGACGAAGTTCAACGTCCAGGGGATGCCGACCGTGATCTTCCTGGACGCGAGCGGCCGCGAGATCCCCGGATCGCGGCTCGTCGGCTTCGAGCCGCCGGCGCGGTTCCTGCAGCGCCTCTCGAAGATCTCCTCGTAG